Genomic window (Egicoccus halophilus):
GCCCGACGCCGTCGGCACCGGCTGGCAGCTGACCGTCAACGGCCAGCGGATCCCGGTGCGTGGCTTCAACTGGATCCCCGACACGCCGTTCCCCTCCGAGGTCGACGCCGCCCGCTACGCCCGTCGCATCGACCAGGCGATCGCCGCCAACGCCAACCTGCTGCGCGTCTGGGGCGGTGGCATCTACGAGTCGCCCGACTTCTACGAGCACTGCGACGCGACCGGCGTGCTGGTGTGGCAGGACTTCCTGTTCGCCTGCGCCGCGTACCCGGAGACCGACGCGTTCCGCGCCGAGGTCGAGGCCGAGGCGCGCGAGGCCGTCGCCGAGCGGTCCACCCACCCGTCGCTGGTGCTGTGGAACGGCAACAACGAGTGCACCTGGGGTTGGCACGACTGGGGCTGGCAGGAGGTCCTCGGCGACCGCCCCTGGGGGAGCACCTACTACTACGAGACCCTGCCGGCGATCGTGGCCGAGCTCGACCCGACGCGCCCGTACCTGCCGGGCAGCCCCACCTCCGGGGACCTCGCGGTGCACCCCAACGACGACGCGCAGGGCGTGTCGCACATCTGGAACGTGTGGAACGACGAGGACTACCTGCACTACCGCGACCGGGAGCCGGCGTTCGTGGCCGAGTTCGGCTTCTGTGGTCCGGCCACGCACGCCACGATGCGTCACGGTGTGCCGGACGGGGAGCTGACCCTGGACAACGAGGCCGTCGTCCACCACCTGCGGGCCGAGAACGGCGTGCACAAACTGCGGCGCGGACTCGCGGAGCACTTCCCGGAGGTCGCCTCGGGTGACGACTGGCTGTGGCTCGCGCAGCTCAACCAGGCCCGGGCGCTCACCGTCGGTGTGGACCACCTGCGGGCGCTCGAGCGGTGCTCGGGCGCGGTCGTCTGGCAGCTCAACGACTGCTGGCCGGTCGTCTCGTGGGCGGCGGTCGACAGCGACGAGCGGCTCAAGCCGCTGTGGTACGCCCTGCGCGACGCGTTCGCGCCCCGGCGGGTGGTCGTCCAGCCCGACACCGACGGTCTGGCGCTGGTGGCGATCAACGACCAGCCCGAGGACTGGCAGGCCGGGGTCGTGGTGCGGCGGGTGCGCTTCGACGGCACCGTGCTGGCCGAGTCGAAGGTCGAGCTCGCCGCACCGGCGACCGGGGTCGGTCGGGCCCGGCTCGCCGACGAGCTCGCCGTGGCACACGACGAGCGGCGCGAGGTACTGCTCGTCGACGCCGACGGCCACGGGCGCACGAGCTGGTACTGGACCCGCGACACCGAGCTCGCCTACCCGCCCGCCGCGTGGGACACCGAGGTCGAGGTGGTCGACGACGGGCTGCGGCTGCGGATCACGGCCAACAGCTTCGTCCGTGACCTCGCCGTGTTCCCGGACCGGCTGACCCTCGACGGTCGCCCGCTGCCGGCGGACGCGGTCGCCTCGGACCTGCTGCTGACGCTGCTGCCCGGCGAGACCCGCGAGCTCACGATCCGCGGCGCGAAGGCCGAGCACGCCGACGCCGTGGTGCGCCGACCCGTGCTGCGCGCGGTCAACGACCTGCCGGAACTGACCGGCGAAGCCGCAGAGCGCAACGGACACGAGTGAGGGAGAACACATGACCCGGGAGAATCGCACGGCACCGACCGGCCGGCGTTGGCTGGCCGCGCTGGCCGCGGCCGCCCTGCCGCTGACGCTGGCCGCGGGGCCGGCCTCGGCAGCACCACCGGCGCATGCCGGACCGCCGGGCGCCAGCGAACCGGGTGGCGGCTTCACCGTCACCGACCAGGGCCGCATC
Coding sequences:
- a CDS encoding glycoside hydrolase family 2 protein gives rise to the protein MSTASTRTRTELSDGWQLRLRTPGKGTPAGFDDRPVAAVVPGTVHTDLLRDGRIDDPVVGLREHDQHWIGRSTWSYATTVAWQPDGAERVELVCEGLDTVAEVRLNGELLGATRNMHRTHRFDVTDRLREGDNDLEVVFLPVHDEVDRVRDEVGLLPATEAVHYPYVRKMACNFGWDWGPVFVTAGIWRPIALESWSTARLASVRPLATLVDTTGHLELAVDVARTGGEADLRVRVTVDGRTAEAPVDAEHGVVALDVDDVRPWWPIGFGEQARYDVSVELLAGDEVVDRAERRVGFRTVEVVEEPDAVGTGWQLTVNGQRIPVRGFNWIPDTPFPSEVDAARYARRIDQAIAANANLLRVWGGGIYESPDFYEHCDATGVLVWQDFLFACAAYPETDAFRAEVEAEAREAVAERSTHPSLVLWNGNNECTWGWHDWGWQEVLGDRPWGSTYYYETLPAIVAELDPTRPYLPGSPTSGDLAVHPNDDAQGVSHIWNVWNDEDYLHYRDREPAFVAEFGFCGPATHATMRHGVPDGELTLDNEAVVHHLRAENGVHKLRRGLAEHFPEVASGDDWLWLAQLNQARALTVGVDHLRALERCSGAVVWQLNDCWPVVSWAAVDSDERLKPLWYALRDAFAPRRVVVQPDTDGLALVAINDQPEDWQAGVVVRRVRFDGTVLAESKVELAAPATGVGRARLADELAVAHDERREVLLVDADGHGRTSWYWTRDTELAYPPAAWDTEVEVVDDGLRLRITANSFVRDLAVFPDRLTLDGRPLPADAVASDLLLTLLPGETRELTIRGAKAEHADAVVRRPVLRAVNDLPELTGEAAERNGHE